The DNA sequence GTCTGCGTTTCACATCAAGCGAGTCGCCACCGGTTACCGCATGATGACGCATCCCCAGTTCTCGTTCTGGCTCAACAAACTTCATCAGCGACAGGCGGCTCTCAAACTCTCCCCACCCGCCATGGAGACACTGGCGATCGTCGTTTATCGCCAGCCCATTACCCGCGCAGACATTGAATCGGTTCGTGGCGTCCAGAGTGCCGAAATGTTGAAGCAGTTGATGGACCGCGGCCTGGTTCGTATCGGCGGTAAAGACGACTCACTCGGCCGTCCTTTCCTGTATGAAACCACACGCAAGTTTCTGGAAATCTTCGGCTTGAAAAATCTGGAAGATCTCCCCATGGCCGAAATGCTCCGTCCCACTCCTGAGGAGCCGGTGAAAGCCGTGACGGAAGAGACCAAGGAGGAAACGGAAGACACCAGTGAGTCCGAAGAAGTCGATGAACTCTCGACTGATGCCGAAGAGCAGACAGAAGAAATTTCCGACGTCGAAGAGTCTGATTCTTTCGAAGACTTTGAGGATGAAGATTCAGAAGACGAAGACCGCGAAGCTGCCTGAACCAGCCTGTTAGCGCACCCGTGTCTTCTGACCCTTATGCGCCTTCTGAGTCACAGGTTCCTGTGCTTCCCAGTTCTCTCCCACTGTCCAGCGGTAGTTTAGAATGCGGCGGCCATTCACCTGCTCTGCCCGAATCCAGAGTTCTTTCCCTTTGAGCCGATCCGCATTCGGCAGGTAATACAGCTTCCGGTCCTGTCCGTTTTTGAGCTCAGTAATAAAACGCTGCATCCGCTTCATGCTGGGAATGAACAGACTGCAACGGAACTGCAGTGTTTCCAGAGGCGAGGTGTTATTCACGATGATCTGTTCGATCTCCAGAACATTCCCCTCGAGTTTTCGATCCGTGACCTTGATCACAATATCCCCCAGCCCGACATGATAAGGGCGATGCACGCGAATCGAGTACTTTCGCTCGGCAAAAATATCAAAGTCAATCGACACATCCTTCTTCCCCAGGCTCGCATTCGTGGGGAGTGTCATGAACGTCTCCAGACGGAAATCTTCTCCGGTGCCGGCGTTAAACGTCCACTCTCGCGGTTCAACTTCCCAGCCTTTGGGAACATTCAACACTGCCTTACCCTGCACACTCTGGCTAAACGTATTCTTTCCCAGAACCGCATCTGCATGCCCGCCATATTCACTCTTAGACTTCCCTTTCTCAAACTGAGCAGCCAGTCTCCAGTATGCGACCTGCTGATTGCATTTACGCAGGATAATCGGAGAACGGGTCACCAGCAGCTTATGACGGCGGGTCGTTTCATCCCGCTCCAGCAAGATCCGTTTCCCCCAGACATCGGTAGCATAGGCATTCTCTCCCAGATAGATTTCCTCCTCCGTGGGCTCCTCATTCCAGACTACCGCGATCGCTTCCTGATCTCGTGCGAATACGAAATTCGAACTCTTATTGGGCATGTTGAAACTGCCGATGTACTTCGCTCCCTGTAATGCCAGCGACACTGTTCGCCAGGGGAGAAATAACAGCGTGGGAGAACCGTTCTGATTGAGCAGACCATGCTGCTCATCGAAAACAGACGAAGCAAAAATTGCATCCGCGCCCATGTATTTCGCGGTCACCATTCGTTTGACCAGATCAATGGCCCGTTCCTCAGGTTCGTACCCGGTTTTCGGTAGAGGCGTAAGTGTGACCCAGTGCGGCCCCATACCAGATCCCAGCTTCACCTTTTGTAGCTCTACTGCCAGTTCCGCCGCATTGAGACGCTCCTCATTATTGATCGCAACAAAGCTGTGAGTCATATGATTGTCAGGCAGCGGCGTTTTCCAGTCCCAGTGAATGCCGACATGCGTATCTCGACCGATCAGATCCAGTTGCGATTTGACATTCTTCAACGTCTCGGTCAGATTTTGCATTCCGATAAAGCTTTTGTCTTCATCTCCCCCAGCTGCCAGTAATTGACCAGCGAAGTGTATCGAGCAAATACCTCTTCGAGTGAAGGAGACCAGAAACTGGCGGGCATCGTGAATATTCCGCTGACCCCCTGCCAGTCTTTAGCGAACTGCGAGCGTAAATCACGAGGGGGATGATTTAACAAACCAATGGGAGTAATACCCCGATTGGAAAACTGATCCAGCATTTCCGCAATCCGACTGGGATGGTGAATGTCTGCAGAAGCCATGACGTTCCAGAGCGGGAATTTAATCCAGTTGATTCCTGCCTGCGCTGCGATATCAGGCAGCTCTGATATAGGTAACTGGTCATGTTCTTCAGAAATCGCCCAGCCGAACTCGCCCTGGGGACGGGGATTCACAAGATCAATCACGGCAAAGGAAGTTTTCTTTTCCAGAATCGCTTTTTCGTCCCGAACCAGTTTGGAACGGACTTCATAAAAGCCATACTCCATCGGTTTCAGTCGCCAGACCTCGGTATGATTATTCCCATCGAGCAACCTGCTGTTGGGGGCCCCCTTGACATCATCGGGGTCGGTGACCAGATCCAATGCTGAACTCGCAATTTTCCGGTTTGAGCTGTCAATCAGCTCCAGGTCGAGGCGATATTTGTTCTTGGGGTTTAAACCACTGATCCGGCTGCTCACCCGGATCTCTGCATCGTGATCGACAAAATGGCGATGATAGTTATTCAGGATATCCAGCTGTGGCAGACTGCCGACCCACAAATCATCGAACCAGATGTCACCGGAAATATCTTTCAGGTTATTATGAGCCACATGACAGCCGATTACGATAAACCGCACATTGGGATCAGGGGTCAGCGGTCCCAGCGTTACTTCCACCCAATCCTGGTGGGTCCCTGTCACAGGTCGGCTCACAAAATGTTGAACCCGTTGTCGCTTATGATCCAGAAATGAGATCGAGACCATGGCTGCATCGTACTTGAGTCGCTGAGTTTTTATATAACCGCGAAAGACGTATGCATGATCCCCATCGATCTTCTGTGGAGGTGAATAGATCGTGGCGTGGCCACCGTTCACGCCGATATGCAGACTCTGAGATCCCGTGCGTCCCTGATTTCGGTCGATGCTGACTTGTACATACTGTGGATATCCCGGCCCTTTTCGCCGCGACCAGTCGTCCGGCAGGTCATCGAAATCACGGTCCTGGTCCGTCTCAAATGAGTATGAGAGAATAGGGAGCGTATCTTCCACGAGATTACCCTCTACGGGTAAACCGTTCAGCAACGCAAGGTAGCAGGTAAGAAGCGATGACAGTATCATGGAATTTCCCGGGTGATTTCGAGGCTCTCTCTCATAATCGACCATTTTTTGAGGGATTCTCTATCGGGAACCCGGCTGGGAATCCTGTTTTTTCAATCCGGTTCCCTGAACGCCGGGAGATCATTCTTTTTTCACATCCGGTTAGATAAACTTTGCCAGTCGCACGAATTGCTGCATTTATCCGACTCAGTTAAAATACCCGTTTCGCGTTTTGTTTTAAGGTACAACATGTCTCGTCTGAAACTCGCCGTTGCCACCCGCTGCTTCGGCATGCCGATCAGGAACGCTATCAAAACAGCGGCCCGCATCGGAGCCCGCGGGATTCAACTTGATGTACAACAGGAAGTCACTCCATCCTCTTTCGGGGCTTCTGGAGACCGTCAGTTTCGTAAACTGCTGGAAGAGTTCAATCTCAGCCTCGCTTCATTCAGGATGCCTGCCCGGGGCGCCCTGGTCGACCCGGAATTCCTGGACCAGAGAGTGTCACAAATCCGCGCAGCCCTGGAATTCGCCTGGCGGTTGCAGGCACCATCCCTGATTATTCATCCGGGGCTCATTCAGACAGATGAAGGAGGGAACTTTACTCTTATCTGTGAAGTACTCAACGATCTTGTGCGCTTTTCGAATCATATTGGTACCGAACTCTGTATCGCTTGTGGAAAGAATTCCCCTGCCGTCATGCGTGATCTGGTCTCCCGGGTCAACGCCGGCTTCCTGGGTATCGAACTCGACCCAGCCGACATGGTCCTCAATAACCATAATCCGGAAAAAACAATCCGTGAACTACATCCCTGGATTCGCGCCTACCGTCTGCGTGATGCCGTTCGTGAAATGGATACCGACGGCCAGGAAGTTCCTCTGGGCAGGGGTATGGTCATGTGGGACCAGTTCCTGCCTCTGGTCTGGGAAACCGCTTATCAGGGCTGGCTCGCCGTGGATCGCACGCAGGGCGACCAGCGGATAGAGGACTGTCGGCGGGGAATCGATTACCTCAATACAATCCTTCCCTGATCGCCATTGAATTTTAACCCGATAAAGCATTTGTATGTCTCTTCTGGAACCTGAAATTCTGTCGGTGACCGAAACCACTCGACAGATTAAAAATCTGATTGAAGCCAACTTCCCGTACACCTGGGTGATTGGTGAAATTTCCAACTGCACGGTGGCCCGTTCCGGGCACATCTATCTGACACTCAAAGACGACAATGCACAGCTGCGTGCTGTCATCTGGAAACGAACTGCGTCCCGACTCAAGTTTCAGATTGAGGACGGCATGGAAGTGGTAGCCGCTGGTCCGATTGAACTTTATCAGGCACGCGGCACTTACCAGCTCAACATCGAACAGCTACTCCCCCAGGGGGTCGGCGCGCTGGAACTCGCGTTTCGCCAGATGCAGGAAAAACTGGCCGCTGAGGGTCTTTTCAATCCGGAACACAAACAGCCAATCCCCCGCTTCCCCCGGAAGATTGCACTGGTAACCAGTCCTACCAGCGCCGCAGTTCGCGATATGCTGCAGGTGATCACCCGCCGCTGGAAGGCCGCTGACATTGTCATCGTCCCGGTGGCCGTGCAGGGAGAAGGGGCTGCCGAGCAGATCGCTGCCGGGATTGAAGTCGCTGCTCAACTTCCAGGGGTCGACACCATTATTACCGGACGCGGAGGGGGCAGCCTGGAAGATCTCTGGGCCTTCAACGAAGAGGTGGTCGCCCGCGCCATCTTCGACTGTACGATTCCCATTATCAGTGCCGTCGGTCATGAAATTGACATCAGCATCGCCGACCTGGTAGCTGACCGCCGCGCCCTGACTCCCAGTGAAGCCGCCGAGCTGGCTGTTCCCCTGCAAACCGATGTCCTGGCGACGCTCTCTCACTGGAGAGGTCAACTCGCGACCAACCTGAAGCAGCGTGCCCGACAGATTCGCCTGCAACTGGATTCCCTCGCGGGACGTCCCGCGCTGACACGCCCCATGGATCTGATTCACAATCGGGCTTCCCAGCTGGATGAACTGGACCGGCGTCTGAAACGCAGTACCCGCGAACTGGTCAGCCGACTTCAGTCCGAGACCCGTCATCTGGCATCATCACTGGAAGCGCTCAGTCCCCTGAAAGTTCTGAGCCGCGGATATAGTATCACACGTCGCGGAGCAGAATCGAAAGCGTCTACACCGGAAATCGTCAAATCAGTCGATCAACTGCAACCGGGCGACACGATCACCACGAAACTTTCTGATGGGAGCATCACCAGTCAGGTTCAGGAGTTACACCCAGATCCGGAAGAAGCTTCCTGAGCTCCCCTGAATCCTGTTGAATATCGAAAACCATTATTTGCATAAAGATCTGATCACATGGCCAAGAAAAAAAGTACGAAAGAACAAACAGAAGAACCTCTGTTCGAAGAATCGCTGACCGAGCTGCAGGAAATCGTGAGCACACTTGAGTCAGGCACTGCCGGCCTGGAAGAATCGATGGAACAGTTTGAGCGCGGCGTAAAGCTGCTCCGCTCCTGTTACCAGCGACTCGAAACTGCTGAGCAGAAAATTGAAATTCTGACCCGCGTTGACGAAGACGGCAATCCGGTGCTGGAAGAATTTGACTCCACTGCATCGGTCGATACAAAAGGGCCGACAAAAAAAACGGGCAAAAGAAAGAGCATTTCCAGCAAGGACGAGGACGATCAGGATCGGACCCTGTTTTAAACCGGAAATACAAAGAAGACGCGCATGTCGCAACTTTTAAGACAACTGGTGATTGATGTCGGCAACAGTCGCATCAAATTTGTGCTGCTCAAGACGGTGCTCCCATTGGGAGCCTCTCATCAGCTTCCGTTGGTCGAACATGCGCTCTCAATTCTGGTAGAGGATCCTCTCCCCTGGGATCAGATCGCTGACTGGCTCAAACCCACGGATACTCGATGTCTGAGTTCGGTCGCGGGTTCCAATCCGCATGGCATCAAACGGGTACTCAATGACTGGC is a window from the Gimesia benthica genome containing:
- the scpB gene encoding SMC-Scp complex subunit ScpB, which codes for MFPGPASHHHACGLVTPKNTSLADSVFQEIPARGFLWNFQTRSEQSSSLLFATDQEVDTRRSLKMAKVEAVLFVADGALSTRKIAQLATLANAKEAKELIDQLNDALAASQSAFHIKRVATGYRMMTHPQFSFWLNKLHQRQAALKLSPPAMETLAIVVYRQPITRADIESVRGVQSAEMLKQLMDRGLVRIGGKDDSLGRPFLYETTRKFLEIFGLKNLEDLPMAEMLRPTPEEPVKAVTEETKEETEDTSESEEVDELSTDAEEQTEEISDVEESDSFEDFEDEDSEDEDREAA
- a CDS encoding sugar phosphate isomerase/epimerase family protein: MSRLKLAVATRCFGMPIRNAIKTAARIGARGIQLDVQQEVTPSSFGASGDRQFRKLLEEFNLSLASFRMPARGALVDPEFLDQRVSQIRAALEFAWRLQAPSLIIHPGLIQTDEGGNFTLICEVLNDLVRFSNHIGTELCIACGKNSPAVMRDLVSRVNAGFLGIELDPADMVLNNHNPEKTIRELHPWIRAYRLRDAVREMDTDGQEVPLGRGMVMWDQFLPLVWETAYQGWLAVDRTQGDQRIEDCRRGIDYLNTILP
- a CDS encoding exodeoxyribonuclease VII small subunit; the protein is MAKKKSTKEQTEEPLFEESLTELQEIVSTLESGTAGLEESMEQFERGVKLLRSCYQRLETAEQKIEILTRVDEDGNPVLEEFDSTASVDTKGPTKKTGKRKSISSKDEDDQDRTLF
- the xseA gene encoding exodeoxyribonuclease VII large subunit, which translates into the protein MSLLEPEILSVTETTRQIKNLIEANFPYTWVIGEISNCTVARSGHIYLTLKDDNAQLRAVIWKRTASRLKFQIEDGMEVVAAGPIELYQARGTYQLNIEQLLPQGVGALELAFRQMQEKLAAEGLFNPEHKQPIPRFPRKIALVTSPTSAAVRDMLQVITRRWKAADIVIVPVAVQGEGAAEQIAAGIEVAAQLPGVDTIITGRGGGSLEDLWAFNEEVVARAIFDCTIPIISAVGHEIDISIADLVADRRALTPSEAAELAVPLQTDVLATLSHWRGQLATNLKQRARQIRLQLDSLAGRPALTRPMDLIHNRASQLDELDRRLKRSTRELVSRLQSETRHLASSLEALSPLKVLSRGYSITRRGAESKASTPEIVKSVDQLQPGDTITTKLSDGSITSQVQELHPDPEEAS